A single window of Synechococcus sp. CBW1004 DNA harbors:
- a CDS encoding Gfo/Idh/MocA family protein — protein sequence MQLQPIAPIRDRKIRIAMVGCGRISANHIKAIALEHRRAELVALCDPQRDRLEKAAALLGDASPGLAATPPARFCSDAELLSAVRAGRLDVDLVVLATPSGLHPEQTIAAAEAGLHVCTEKPMATRWTDGQAMVRACDAAGVRLFVVKQNRCNSTLQLVRRQLQAKRFGQLAMVTVNVFWQRPQSYYDQDAWRGTRAMDGGALMNQASHYVDLLDWLVGPVACVSASIATIGRAIEVEDTAALQLRWRCGALGTMAVTMLTYPKNMEGSITLLGETGTVRVGGAAVNRIEQWHFADHSPDDELVESASYHTTNIYGFGHPPYYANILDVLQGKDVPLCDGHAGLRSLELLTATYRSAREERTVYLSPDV from the coding sequence ATGCAGCTTCAACCGATAGCCCCGATCCGCGATCGCAAGATCCGCATCGCCATGGTGGGCTGCGGGCGCATCAGCGCCAATCACATCAAGGCGATCGCGCTGGAACACCGGCGGGCTGAGCTGGTGGCTCTCTGTGATCCCCAGCGCGACCGCCTGGAGAAAGCGGCAGCACTGCTAGGCGACGCCAGTCCCGGGCTGGCCGCCACGCCCCCCGCCCGGTTCTGCAGCGACGCGGAACTGCTGAGTGCCGTGCGGGCCGGCCGCCTGGACGTTGACCTGGTGGTGCTGGCGACCCCCAGCGGCCTCCATCCGGAACAGACCATCGCCGCCGCTGAAGCGGGGCTGCACGTGTGCACCGAAAAGCCGATGGCCACCCGCTGGACCGATGGTCAGGCGATGGTGCGCGCCTGTGACGCCGCCGGAGTCCGGCTGTTCGTGGTCAAGCAGAACCGCTGCAACAGCACCCTGCAACTGGTCAGACGGCAGCTCCAGGCCAAGCGGTTCGGGCAGTTGGCGATGGTCACGGTCAACGTGTTCTGGCAGAGGCCGCAGAGCTACTACGACCAGGATGCTTGGCGCGGCACCCGGGCTATGGATGGCGGCGCCCTGATGAACCAGGCAAGCCACTATGTGGACCTTCTCGACTGGCTCGTGGGTCCGGTGGCGTGCGTCAGCGCCTCGATCGCCACGATCGGCCGCGCGATCGAGGTGGAGGACACGGCGGCGCTGCAGCTGCGCTGGCGCTGCGGAGCCCTCGGCACGATGGCAGTGACGATGCTCACCTACCCGAAGAACATGGAGGGCTCAATCACCCTTCTGGGAGAGACCGGCACAGTGCGCGTCGGTGGAGCGGCGGTCAACCGGATTGAGCAATGGCACTTCGCCGATCACAGCCCCGATGATGAACTGGTGGAGTCCGCCAGCTATCACACCACCAACATCTATGGCTTTGGTCATCCGCCCTACTACGCCAACATCCTCGATGTGCTGCAGGGCAAGGACGTACCACTGTGCGACGGGCATGCTGGGCTGCGCAGCCTGGAACTGCTGACCGCCACCTACCGCTCAGCTCGTGAAGAGCGTACGGTGTATTTGTCACCAGATGTGTAG